The proteins below come from a single Aegilops tauschii subsp. strangulata cultivar AL8/78 chromosome 6, Aet v6.0, whole genome shotgun sequence genomic window:
- the LOC109781926 gene encoding uncharacterized membrane protein At3g27390 isoform X1, with amino-acid sequence MEPSTGFRASVWSCFKFLPFFCGLLLLGIIKGVLFGPWAWLIMAIGISALVLGLWPMHLIWTYYCIIRTKLVGPVVKLLLLISVSGILVLWLIVGILGSVLAGLAYGFLAPVMATFDALGEGKERPLVHCFVDGTWSTITGGCTVVRDLKDMLFHSYLAYMDDLRYHEPPGGKPFEIRVLDIPGAVLAAACGLLMDGIMFTAIALYKFPVMLFKGWKRLIEDLVGREGPFLETVCVPFAGLAILLWPFAVLGAFLASMISSVPLGAYAAIVVYQESSLFMGLSYAISSVSIFDEYTNDVLDMAPGSCFPRFVYRKNQASVESVRGPLSRPASFRDKQDGRKAPARITSFKSSFDEFNPFKLLDHLFEECQHRGEALVAEGVITPKDIEETKSGKGGSGVLNVGLPAYVILNALLRSAKADSDGLILRDGCEITSDNRPKNTLFDWFFDPLMVIKDQIKAENFTEEEEAYLQKRVLLISDPKRLKATLPHLPSLNERKQAEIDAFARRLQGITKSISRYPTSKRRFDDLVKALSEELERAMGGSRSVSGSQFQKLRSGLVRMLSQRSMGKTASIRGGDQEAQLTSDTRAA; translated from the exons GTGTTCTGTTTGGCCCATGGGCATGGCTTATTATGGCGATCGGAATATCTGCACTCGTTCTGGGATTATGGCCTATGCATTTGATTTGGACATACTACTGCATCATCAG AACCAAGCTGGTGGGACCTGTTGTGAAGCTGCTTCTTCTTATTTCTGTATCTGGGATTTTAGTCTTGTGGCTGATAGTTGGCATCCTTGGAAGTGTACTTGCTGGGTTAGCATACGGCTTTCTAGCACCAGTAATGGCCACATTTGATGCACTCGGTGAAGGAAAAGAAAGACCACTGGTTCATTGTTTTGTG GATGGAACATGGAGCACTATCACAGGAGGCTGTACAGTAGTCAGGGACCTGAAAGACATGCTATTCCATTCATACCTTGCATATATGGATGATCTACGGTACCACGAACCTCCTGGTGGAAAACCATTTGAAATAAG AGTGCTTGATATTCCTGGCGCAGTACTCGCTGCTGCATGTGGACTCTTAATGGATGGGATAATGTTCACAGCAATTGCCTTGTACAAGTTCCCTGTGATGCTTTTCAAAGGATGGAAGCGACTGATTGAAGATCTAGTTGGCAGAGAAGGACCTTTTCTTGAGACAGTGTGTGTGCCATTCGCTGGTCTGGCTATTCTTCTCTGGCCATTTGCTGTTTTAGGAGCCTTCCTAGCCTCCATGATCTCCAGTGTTCCTCTAGGCGCGTATGCTGCCATTGTGGTTTATCAG GAATCCTCGCTTTTCATGGGACTATCTTATGCAATATCATCAGTATCCATCTTCGATGAGTATACAAATGATGTACTTGACATGGCACCAGGATCTTGCTTTCCTAG GTTTGTATACCGGAAGAATCAAGCTTCCGTGGAAAGTGTCCGTGGCCCGCTATCAAGGCCTGCCTCATTCAGGGATAAGCAAGATGGAAGGAAAGCTCCAGCACGGATTACATCATTTAAGAGTAGCTTTGATGAGTTCAATCCATTTAAG TTGCTAGATCACCTATTCGAAGAGTGTCAGCACCGTGGCGAGGCTCTGGTCGCTGAAGGAGTGATAACACCAAAAGATATTGAAGAAACAAAGTCAGGCAAAGGCGGCAGCGGAGTGCTTAATGTCGGTTTGCCAGCATATGTTATTCTCAATGCACTCCTACGATCTGCAAAGGCTGATTCCGATGGCCTGATTCTGA GAGATGGCTGTGAAATCACATCTGACAACAGGCCTAAGAATACACTATTTGATTGGTTCTTTGACCCTCTGATGGTCATCAAAGATCAAATCAAAGCCGAGAATTTTACAGAAGAGGAGGAGGCGTACCTTCAGAAACGCGTACTGTTGATCAGCGACCCGAAGCGCCTCAAGGCCACTCTTCCGCATTTGCCATCCCTGAATGAGCGAAAACAAGCAGAAATAGATGCATTTGCTCGGAG ATTGCAAGGGATCACTAAGTCGATATCAAGGTACCCGACATCCAAGCGCCGTTTCGATGACCTTGTCAAAGCGCTTTCTGAGGAGCTTGAGAGGGCAATGGGTGGCAGCCGATCTGTCAGTGGATCACAGTTTCAGAAGCTCAGAAGCGGCCTTGTTCGAATGCTTAGCCAGAGATCGATGGGGAAGACAGCAAGCATCCGAGGAGGTGATCAAGAGGCGCAGCTCACAAGCGACACTCGTGCTGCATAA
- the LOC109781926 gene encoding uncharacterized membrane protein At3g27390 isoform X2 produces the protein MATFDALGEGKERPLVHCFVDGTWSTITGGCTVVRDLKDMLFHSYLAYMDDLRYHEPPGGKPFEIRVLDIPGAVLAAACGLLMDGIMFTAIALYKFPVMLFKGWKRLIEDLVGREGPFLETVCVPFAGLAILLWPFAVLGAFLASMISSVPLGAYAAIVVYQESSLFMGLSYAISSVSIFDEYTNDVLDMAPGSCFPRFVYRKNQASVESVRGPLSRPASFRDKQDGRKAPARITSFKSSFDEFNPFKLLDHLFEECQHRGEALVAEGVITPKDIEETKSGKGGSGVLNVGLPAYVILNALLRSAKADSDGLILRDGCEITSDNRPKNTLFDWFFDPLMVIKDQIKAENFTEEEEAYLQKRVLLISDPKRLKATLPHLPSLNERKQAEIDAFARRLQGITKSISRYPTSKRRFDDLVKALSEELERAMGGSRSVSGSQFQKLRSGLVRMLSQRSMGKTASIRGGDQEAQLTSDTRAA, from the exons ATGGCCACATTTGATGCACTCGGTGAAGGAAAAGAAAGACCACTGGTTCATTGTTTTGTG GATGGAACATGGAGCACTATCACAGGAGGCTGTACAGTAGTCAGGGACCTGAAAGACATGCTATTCCATTCATACCTTGCATATATGGATGATCTACGGTACCACGAACCTCCTGGTGGAAAACCATTTGAAATAAG AGTGCTTGATATTCCTGGCGCAGTACTCGCTGCTGCATGTGGACTCTTAATGGATGGGATAATGTTCACAGCAATTGCCTTGTACAAGTTCCCTGTGATGCTTTTCAAAGGATGGAAGCGACTGATTGAAGATCTAGTTGGCAGAGAAGGACCTTTTCTTGAGACAGTGTGTGTGCCATTCGCTGGTCTGGCTATTCTTCTCTGGCCATTTGCTGTTTTAGGAGCCTTCCTAGCCTCCATGATCTCCAGTGTTCCTCTAGGCGCGTATGCTGCCATTGTGGTTTATCAG GAATCCTCGCTTTTCATGGGACTATCTTATGCAATATCATCAGTATCCATCTTCGATGAGTATACAAATGATGTACTTGACATGGCACCAGGATCTTGCTTTCCTAG GTTTGTATACCGGAAGAATCAAGCTTCCGTGGAAAGTGTCCGTGGCCCGCTATCAAGGCCTGCCTCATTCAGGGATAAGCAAGATGGAAGGAAAGCTCCAGCACGGATTACATCATTTAAGAGTAGCTTTGATGAGTTCAATCCATTTAAG TTGCTAGATCACCTATTCGAAGAGTGTCAGCACCGTGGCGAGGCTCTGGTCGCTGAAGGAGTGATAACACCAAAAGATATTGAAGAAACAAAGTCAGGCAAAGGCGGCAGCGGAGTGCTTAATGTCGGTTTGCCAGCATATGTTATTCTCAATGCACTCCTACGATCTGCAAAGGCTGATTCCGATGGCCTGATTCTGA GAGATGGCTGTGAAATCACATCTGACAACAGGCCTAAGAATACACTATTTGATTGGTTCTTTGACCCTCTGATGGTCATCAAAGATCAAATCAAAGCCGAGAATTTTACAGAAGAGGAGGAGGCGTACCTTCAGAAACGCGTACTGTTGATCAGCGACCCGAAGCGCCTCAAGGCCACTCTTCCGCATTTGCCATCCCTGAATGAGCGAAAACAAGCAGAAATAGATGCATTTGCTCGGAG ATTGCAAGGGATCACTAAGTCGATATCAAGGTACCCGACATCCAAGCGCCGTTTCGATGACCTTGTCAAAGCGCTTTCTGAGGAGCTTGAGAGGGCAATGGGTGGCAGCCGATCTGTCAGTGGATCACAGTTTCAGAAGCTCAGAAGCGGCCTTGTTCGAATGCTTAGCCAGAGATCGATGGGGAAGACAGCAAGCATCCGAGGAGGTGATCAAGAGGCGCAGCTCACAAGCGACACTCGTGCTGCATAA
- the LOC109781925 gene encoding very-long-chain 3-oxoacyl-CoA reductase 1 encodes MAGTCAHVEFLRAQPAWALALAAVGLLVAARAALRLALWVYAAFLRPGKPLRRRYGPWAVVTGATDGIGRAIAFRLAASGLGLVLVGRNPDKLAAVSEEIRAKHPKTEVRTFVLDFASEGLAAGVEALKDSIRGLDVGVLVNNAGVSYPYARYFHEVDEELMRSLIRVNVEGVTRVTHAVLPGMVDRKRGAIVNIGSGAASVVPSDPLYSVYAATKAYVDQFSRCLYVEYKGKGIDVQCQVPLYVATKMASIRRSSFLVPSADTYARAAIRHIGYEPRCTPYWPHSVLWFLISLLPESLVDSTRLSMCIKIRKKGQAKDAKKKSQ; translated from the exons ATGGCCGGCACGTGCgcccacgtcgagttcctccgcgcGCAGCCGGCGTGGGCGCTGGCCCTCGCGGCCGTCGGCCTCCTCGTAGCCGCCCGCGCCGCCCTGCGCCTCGCCCTCTGGGTCTACGCCGCCTTCCTCCGCCCCGGCAAGCCCCTACGCCGCCGCTACGGGCCCTGGGCCGTCGTCACCGGCGCCACAGACGGCATCGGCCGCGCCATCGCCTTCCGCCTCGCCGCCTCCGGCCTCGGCCTCGTGCTCGTCGGCCGCAACCCGGACAAGCTCGCCGCCGTCTCCGAGGAGATCAGGGCCAAGCACCCCAAGACCGAGGTCCGCACCTTCGTGCTCGACTTCGCCTCCGAGGGGCTCGCCGCCGGGGTGGAGGCGCTCAAGGACTCCATCCGGGGCCTCGATGTCGGCGTGCTCGTCAACAACGCCGGGGTCTCGTACCCGTACGCCCGCTACTTCCACGAGGTGGACGAGGAGCTCATGCGGAGCCTCATCCGGGTCAACGTCGAGGGCGTAACGCGGGTCACCCACGCCGTGCTCCCGGGCATGGTCGACAGGAAGCGTGGTGCAATCGTCAACATCGGCTCCGGTGCTGCCTCTGTTGTGCCGTCCGATCCACTCTACTCCGTCTACGCCGCCACCAAAGC GTACGTTGACCAGTTCTCAAGATGCCTCTATGTTGAATACAAGGGCAAGGGCATCGATGTGCAATGCCAG GTGCCCTTGTACGTGGCGACGAAGATGGCATCAATCAGGAGGTCTTCCTTCCTTGTGCCATCCGCGGACACCTATGCTCGTGCTGCTATTCGCCACATTGGCTATGAACCAAGGTGCACACCGTACTGGCCACACTCTGTTCTGTGGTTCTTGATCTCCCTTCTCCCAGAGTCACTTGTGGATAGTACACGCCTCAGCATGTGCATCAAGATCCGCAAGAAGGGGCAGGCTAAGGATGCCAAAAAGAAATCGCAGTGA